The following proteins are encoded in a genomic region of Xenopus laevis strain J_2021 chromosome 3L, Xenopus_laevis_v10.1, whole genome shotgun sequence:
- the LOC108710624 gene encoding olfactory receptor 13F1 has protein sequence MSGNTSEFHLLAFLIFKEFQTGLSIGVLLMYLLSVIGNMTIIIIVCNQSQLHIPMYFFLCNLAFQDIVYISAILPKLLVITVTGNGTICFPCCITQMFLFAFCVGTEFFLLTSMAYDRYVAICVPLHYTVIMNERLCAILAFSSWFFAALNSLMHSVLISKLSFCNVQEINHFFCDVKTVLRLSCTDTINIQILISVEGIVLGFIPFLLILISYIYILSTILKISNSSGRLKAFSSCSSHLIVVVLFCGTFLSLNLKPEAHLSKEQDKLLSLIYIAVVPALNPLVYSLRNREVLRALKKQILKRK, from the coding sequence ATGAGTGGGAACACCTCGGAATTCCACCTCcttgcatttttaatatttaaggaATTTCAAACGGGGCTTTCCATTGGGGTTTTACTAATGTATCTACTGTCTGTTATAGGAAATATGACAATAATTATCATTGTTTGCAACCAATCACAACTTCATATTCCAATGTATTTCTTCTTGTGCAACCTGGCATTTCAGGACATTGTCTATATTTCTGCAATCCTGCCAAAGCTGCTGGTCATTACAGTAACTGGTAATGGCACTATTTGCTTTCCATGCTGTATtacacaaatgtttctttttgcatTCTGTGTTGGCACAGAATTTTTCTTGCTGACTTCGATGGCTTATGATCGTTATGTAGCCATTTGTGTCCCTTTGCATTATACTGTTATCATGAACGAGAGATTATGTGCTATTTTGGCTTTTTCATCCTGGTTCTTTGCTGCCTTAAACTCACTTATGCACTCTGTATTAATATCTAAGCTGTCATTCTGCAATGTCCAAGAAATCAATCATTTCTTTTGTGATGTGAAAACTGTGCTTCGTCTCTCATGTACTGATACCATAAACATTCAAATATTAATATCTGTGGAAGGTATCGTTTTGGGGTTTATTCCTTTTCTACTTATCCTGATATCCTACATATATATTTTGTCTACTATTCTAAAGATTAGCAACTCATCTGGAAGACTGAAGGCATTTTCCAGCTGCTCTTCCCACCTTATAGTGGTTGTGTTGTTCTGTGGGACTTTTCTAAGCTTGAACTTAAAGCCAGAAGCTCATCTTTCTAAAGAACAAGACAAGTTACTATCTCTTATTTACATTGCTGTTGTTCCTGCATTAAACCCATTAGTGTACAGTCTGAGAAATAGAGAGGTTTTAAGGGCcttgaaaaaacagattttaaaaaggaaataa